Within Gemmatimonadota bacterium, the genomic segment CGCACAGGCAAGTCAAGTGTTCGAGAATATCCGAGCGGTTCTCGCCGAAGCGGGTGCGACAATGGACGACGTGGTAAAAATTACGGCGTTCATCACCGACATGAGTCGGTACGCGGACTATGCTGTGGCGCGTGCAGAGGCGTTTCCGAATAATATCCCTGCCAGTGCCACAGTCGCAACACCAACACTGGTAAGCCCCGATCTGCTCGTCGAGGTTGATGCGGTAGCGGAGATTGGCAGCGGGAAAAGAGCGTGATTGCAAACCGCTTTTCATTCCGCGGGCATCTTCATTGTGAAAGCATACTTTTAGGAGAAATCATGGGCATCGACAAAGCGCGTCAAATCTACGAAGACCTGGGCGTTGTTCCTGTAATCAACGCATCGGGATATCAAACAGTCATCGGCGGGTCGCGTGTGGGCACAGAAGTGCAAGCCGCAATGGACACAGCGAATCGCTACTTTGCGGACATGGAAGAACTACTCAAAAAAACCGGTGTACTCATCGCCGACACCCTCGGCGCAGAAGGGGCAATGGTCACACCCGGATGTGCGGCAGCATTAGCTCTCAGCTCAGCCGCCTGCATGTCGGGCAGCGACCCCGAAAAAATGGAACAACTACCCGATACAACGGGCATGAAACACCACATTTTGATACAAAAAAAACAGCGTTACCACTACGACCCGGTACTCACTGTTTTCGGCGCCAAACTCATAGAAGTCGGCGATGAAAACGGAACAACCGAAGCCCAACTCGAAGCCGCCATATCAGACCAGACCGCAGCCATCCACTATTTCGCACCCGGAGGCCAGGCAGGCGTCCTATCCCCCGAAGACGTAGTCCGCATCGCCCACGCCAACGGAATCCCCGTCATCGTCGATGCAGCGAGCCAGGTCTATCCCCTCGAAACCATGCTAAAATATCCCGACATGGGCGCAGATCTGATCGGCTACGGCGCCAAATACATTGGCTCGTGTCACTCCACGGGCATCTTGTGCGGACGCAAAGACCTGATTGACGCCGCCTTTCTCCATTCCTTCATCGGTTATGAAACCTCCCCCTACGACACCATAGGCCGCCCGCTAAAAATAGATCGACAAGAAGTAATCGCCGTCGTCGTTGCCCTGCGCGAATGGTTCAGCATGGACCACGAAGCGCGCCTATCCGAATACAAACGCAAAGCCGAAGCACTACTCTCAAACCTGAAAGACATCCCCCACATCACAGCCAAATTCTCGGCCGACTCACGAGGCCTGAGCGATGGCGTACACATCACAGTCGATGAAACCGCACTGGGCAAAACCGCAGTGCAAATAATCGAAGAACTGCGACAGGGCAACCCAGCCGTATGGACACGCGGCAGTGCAAACACCTTTCGCGTTGCCGTAACCAACTTCATCGGAGACGACCAGGAAATCGTCACCTCACGCCTGCGCGAAGTATTGGCTAAATAACTCGCAATACAAAATCCCAACAAAAAACGCCACCAGCAAATAGCTGATGGCGTTTGTGCTTATAACCTCTCTCAAGCCCGTGCGAGATCGCGATACGCCCTGAACAAATCGGAATAATATGCCACAAACATCCACAGATCGCCTACCCCTTTATCGGGACGTCGCTCTGTCTCTGCCGACATGTACCCCTCATATCCCTTCTCGTGCAGCAGCCGGAACAACTCGCGATACGGGTAGCCCTGTCCTGCCAGATCGTGCATATGCACATGATCCAACCAGGGCCAAACCGTATCCAGCGCCTGTTTCACAGACCCATCAACCACATCTTGCGGCACCGAATTCCAGACCAACCCAAAATTCTCGTGATCCACCTGCTCGGCCACTGCCCTGCACGCCTGCCAATCGAACTCCCCGTGCAACTCCAGGCACGGCTTCACCCCCTTGTCAGCACCGTAATCACACAGCGGCTTCAGCGCCTCTGCCACCTGAGCAATCGTCTGTTCCCTGGGCACCTCTGCTGGAAAATTATTCCCAAACACGCGTACGCGAGGCGCGCCCAGATCCGATGCCAGATCCATCCGAACCATCGTCTGCTCAATATGATCTCGAAGATCGTCCGGATCCGTATCGTGATACCGATTGCCCGTAGCAACACTCATAATATCAATCCCCATCGCCGCGCAATCTGCCACCACCTGCTCTCGCTCTGCTTCATCAATCGACGCCTCCACCCCGTGACCGTGTCCCGCATCCGTCCGAAACTCCACCCCTTCAAACCCGTGATCCTTCAACATCTGCAACAAATCCCGTCGGGAAAGCGCCTTCAAAACACCATAAGTCATCCATGAAAGTTTCATGCTTGTTCTCCTATTAAAAGAGGAATTTTAGCGATCTGAACAAAAGCGCATTCGCGCATTGGGCAGCGTAATACCCACAAGACGGTCATCCCGGTAGTGGTAAATATTTCCATCATCTTCCATCACACTGTTATTGGCGCACTGGGGTTTTTCAAAGCTGAGATACAAGACATCTGCACCTTCATCATAATCACTCCAAACTTGCGAATATGGCAAACGCAACAGTTCGGTAGCAAATGTCAGGTCAATTGTAGGCGCGTCCATATCGCAATTCTTCTTTGACAAAACAATATCTTCAAGTGACACAAAACCAATATATAGTATATTATCCGGGAATCAAACACTCAAAATTTTTGACAAAAGTACGTGAAATTCAACAAAGGATATATCTATGAGCAGATCGAAAAGTGCCGCAGACATTAACATTCTCGACGCTGCCGAAAAATGGAAACAGCAATGCCTTTTGGATGGTGGATCGCTATTCTCGGAAGAATCACTCTGGACCCGAGAAAATTTTGACCAACTCCGCATCCACTTTGTCGATAATCCTGATGAGGGATCGCGTAGTTTCTACGAGAAACTGGCGCAACAACTGACACCTGCTCCCCCAGAGGTGAAACGTCTATGGGCAGAGATGACATGGGTACTTTTTTTAATCGTCTATCGCGGCGTGCTTAAACCAGAGACAAAACGCGATCAGATCAGGCAAGTCTGGGAATGGTCGGGGTCGGTACTTCCGGATAATCATTGGGCATTGGGCGAAGTCTTAGCAAAAGGGGTTACAAATCCAGGCCAAGCTTATAATAGTCGTCGGTGGCGTGAATGCTGCTTCTTCATCACCACGATGATTAGCTGGTTTTCCCATTCCTCAGAGGATCGAGAATCGCTCTTGACCGATCCCTGGGACTTTGCCGAATGGCTCGGCACTCAGGATTACTCACCGCCAAGGCCTCAGTTCCAGCATGCTTTTCTGTACCTTCTGTTTCCGGATGCGTTTGAAGCAATTATGAGTCAAAGCCATAAAGAAAAAATAGTCAACGCTTTCTCAAAAAAATGGAACGAGAATCTGCTCACTAACGACGGGGATAACGTCGCTCTTGATCAAGCATTATTGAAAATTCGGGAACGCCTTCAGGACGAATACCCCGACACGAGAGTCGACTTCTACAGTTCGCAGTTCAAGGATATTTGGCAATCCAGTCAGCCTCCACCACCGCCTCCACCGCAAGTGAAGGAAACAGCACCTCTTTTTGCCTCCTATTCTATAGCTAACATCCTGGCAGAAGGCTGTTTTCTTGAACGGGAAAAATTGAAGACAATCCTTCAACGCCTCCGCGACAAAAAGAATCTGATTTTGCAAGGACCGCCGGGCACGGGCAAGACCTGGCTGGCAAAAAAGCTCGCCTTCGCCGTGATAGGTGAACGCGACGAAGACAAGATACGCCCTGTGCAGTTTCACCCCAATCTTTCTTACGAAGATTTTGTCAGGGGATGGCGACCATCAGGCGATGGCAAGCTGGGTCTGATTGACGGTCCCTTTCTCCAGATGATAAACACAGCAAAAGATGATCCAGATCCAGAGTCGAGATATGCGATCATCATTGAGGAAATCAATCGCGGTAACCCTGCACAAATTTTTGGTGAGATGCTTACGCTACTGGAATCGGACAAGCGCAATAAGGACGAGGCATTGGAACTATCTTACCGAAGACGCGAAGGCGAACGGGTTTACATTCCCGAAAATCTATATGTCATCGGCACAATGAACGTCGCTGATCGCTCAATCGCTATGGTCGATTTTGCCCTTCGCCGGCGATTCGCC encodes:
- a CDS encoding sugar phosphate isomerase/epimerase → MKLSWMTYGVLKALSRRDLLQMLKDHGFEGVEFRTDAGHGHGVEASIDEAEREQVVADCAAMGIDIMSVATGNRYHDTDPDDLRDHIEQTMVRMDLASDLGAPRVRVFGNNFPAEVPREQTIAQVAEALKPLCDYGADKGVKPCLELHGEFDWQACRAVAEQVDHENFGLVWNSVPQDVVDGSVKQALDTVWPWLDHVHMHDLAGQGYPYRELFRLLHEKGYEGYMSAETERRPDKGVGDLWMFVAYYSDLFRAYRDLARA
- a CDS encoding DUF2283 domain-containing protein gives rise to the protein MDAPTIDLTFATELLRLPYSQVWSDYDEGADVLYLSFEKPQCANNSVMEDDGNIYHYRDDRLVGITLPNARMRFCSDR
- a CDS encoding RidA family protein — protein: MPERIELNPPWPWASKFRIAQGVQVGNRVYVSGQVAFDPRGNVVGRDNMGAQASQVFENIRAVLAEAGATMDDVVKITAFITDMSRYADYAVARAEAFPNNIPASATVATPTLVSPDLLVEVDAVAEIGSGKRA
- a CDS encoding AAA family ATPase; the protein is MSRSKSAADINILDAAEKWKQQCLLDGGSLFSEESLWTRENFDQLRIHFVDNPDEGSRSFYEKLAQQLTPAPPEVKRLWAEMTWVLFLIVYRGVLKPETKRDQIRQVWEWSGSVLPDNHWALGEVLAKGVTNPGQAYNSRRWRECCFFITTMISWFSHSSEDRESLLTDPWDFAEWLGTQDYSPPRPQFQHAFLYLLFPDAFEAIMSQSHKEKIVNAFSKKWNENLLTNDGDNVALDQALLKIRERLQDEYPDTRVDFYSSQFKDIWQSSQPPPPPPPQVKETAPLFASYSIANILAEGCFLEREKLKTILQRLRDKKNLILQGPPGTGKTWLAKKLAFAVIGERDEDKIRPVQFHPNLSYEDFVRGWRPSGDGKLGLIDGPFLQMINTAKDDPDPESRYAIIIEEINRGNPAQIFGEMLTLLESDKRNKDEALELSYRRREGERVYIPENLYVIGTMNVADRSIAMVDFALRRRFAFVDLEPIFGSVWRNWVHDQCKIDEDFLSQVEEKMNALNEQIAGDSNLGAQFRVGHSYVTPSAGEIDDSPEWFKQVVETEIGPLLDEYWFDALDPTPIPCAA
- a CDS encoding aminotransferase class V-fold PLP-dependent enzyme; protein product: MGIDKARQIYEDLGVVPVINASGYQTVIGGSRVGTEVQAAMDTANRYFADMEELLKKTGVLIADTLGAEGAMVTPGCAAALALSSAACMSGSDPEKMEQLPDTTGMKHHILIQKKQRYHYDPVLTVFGAKLIEVGDENGTTEAQLEAAISDQTAAIHYFAPGGQAGVLSPEDVVRIAHANGIPVIVDAASQVYPLETMLKYPDMGADLIGYGAKYIGSCHSTGILCGRKDLIDAAFLHSFIGYETSPYDTIGRPLKIDRQEVIAVVVALREWFSMDHEARLSEYKRKAEALLSNLKDIPHITAKFSADSRGLSDGVHITVDETALGKTAVQIIEELRQGNPAVWTRGSANTFRVAVTNFIGDDQEIVTSRLREVLAK